One Carya illinoinensis cultivar Pawnee chromosome 5, C.illinoinensisPawnee_v1, whole genome shotgun sequence genomic window, TGTACAAGGCAAGTAAAGGTCCAGCGTCCCCAAATTTTTGCACTAGCTTGCCACCATCTAGATTGCACTAAAACAAATAAGTGAACAGAGATAACTTGTAATTCAAATTTGCCCAACCATATAGCCACTGCACCTCCCAAGAAGTCGCAACATCAAATTTGACATTTAGCACCTACTGCTCATCCTCAATTCCTTTCCCTTCACCGCGTTATTATTAGTTACAGAAAAACTCTTGCCACTTACTGCATATTTCCCCTGCAACTGGCAGTGCTCTAACCTTTTGCAATTGCCTATTTCTTCACAAGGTTCTCATCTTCAACGTCCTGTAAATTGCCCATTAGATTTCAAATAACTTTCCAACAAATCCAAGGTAACAATCATTTGGTGCAGCTAAATAGTCAATGGTTATTTGGCAATTAAGTTCTTCTATCTCAGTTTTGGCTGTCATATTAAGTAGGaagcttttctttttcctttttctatatTTGAAAGAATTGAAATCCAAAGTGAAGCACAAGGTGCCAAAGGCTTATGGCCTGATTGGCATAACCCCCAGCCTCCAAAATGAAGGTCTAGAGTTCGAAACCTTCCTCCCCCAAATGTATCAAACCAAGGTGAAGCACAaggcaataaattaaaaaatgtaatagagaaaagagaatcAAGAAAGAAGTAAAATTTACCGAATTTCCAATCTTGTCAAAATCATCATCGAAGCTCCCTTCCTCACCCTCATCTAAAAGACCATGCAAGATAATCAACAAACTGAAGGTAAAGGGCATGAAAGAAACATTAAAGATGATGAACAGATTATCTGCCAGTCTAGTTCATGGTTGCTTCTAAATTAATCAGGAGCTGCGAGTACCATATACTTGATGTCCTTTTAATTTAACAGGGTTTTTACTTATAAACAAAGCAGAGTTTCAATATACACCAAATTGTTCACAAGTTCAATAACATTAGATTGTGTATTCATGTAAACAAAGTCCACGATTTCACTACGAATATATTAGACATAGGTCAAAACTAGCCATGCTTCAAAGCCAAGCACCTCAGCAATCAAAGTGAAAAGTAACATGGAGTTCTAGGTGTCAACAACAGAATCAGctcatagtattttattttaattttttaaatgtgtgCAACTATTTTACCaagcatttaaaaaattaaggaaCCGAACTTCAACAAATGAACTCACCTACCCAACGCCAATGTGATCATAGTTCTGTCTTTCTATTATGCTAGCTCGTTGTTTCTTGAAATGATGGACgaaattgagaaaaaagaaCTGGAAGACCTATTCCACCATtctggttttttttcttttacaatcaTACCACTATGGTGATTGATCAGGTGGAGGAACATAAACTACAAGTAAATCCAGCATGCCAAGCTCCAGAGAGTGGTACGCCAATGTGCCAAAATGCACATTCAGAAGACATAGAATTTAGCTAGCTTGATGGTCCAACGACCAGTTGtttaaaatattgcatattctAAACCAAGAAATAAATGGAGGAAGGGATATATTAATTTGGAACAAGGCTTTGAATACAAGAATATAGCAACTGTCAACAATGGAACATACCCGGACCCCCATCACTGTCTTCAAGATCTCCCAGAAGAAACGTGTCCAAGTCCTGCTCAGTTGATGATGACTTGGAAGTTTTACCCTTAGAGGAGTTCTCAATCCCTTctgctttctctttttcttcagaAGTTTTCTTTAACTTATCATCTTTAACATCCTCTGCTGCTTTGAGCTTCAACTCCTCCATGTATTGCTTCTCATACCTGATAGTTTGTAAGCATTGAGTGAAAGTATGTGCTGTTTTCCTTTTGTAAGTTGCATCAAGAGAAAGTATCAAGTTATATCAcaattacaaataaaagaacaaaaaacgaaaaaaaacaaaagagaaacatCCATGCCTCAGTTTTCCCACTCCAGGAATGAAGAGtttatgagaaaataaattattaaaaattactttacaCAAATTACCCAAACAGGGTATCTTCACATCAAAACCAAAGTGGCTGAGTCCTGATGGGATTTTAGTGGCGCAAGAATAATCACAAGAAATAGAGAGTAGATTGACTAATGTTGAAAAATTGTGATTTTGTCAAATaaacattgattttttttttaaagtacataaaaattaacattttaaaatttatactatGGATAACAGATTCGTGTGGAACGTCTAAAAGCAGCATACTAGACCATGGTACTCTTGTCAATTCCTCAATACTATCACATATAGATTCTATCATCAGTATGCCTTCTGAATCTTATGCACACATAAACATCATTGTTCAGGAGCTTAAAGTGTAAAAACTCCTCTTGCTTATATAGTGTTTTAAGTTCTTGTGATACAGATGTCGTGTTCAATATGAAACTCTTGATGTAACTCAAACATGAAAATTGAGGTATAAGTTGCTAAGGAAGCAAATATATAGTAGGTTATCAAAGTTCTTTAATTATTCCAGAAGTGTTAAAAACAGCAGCTGGATTTTGGCAGAAGCGTCCAAAGTAGAATTCCATTGTACTTTGATCTATTCCACGCtagtatgaaaatttttcttaattgaaaaaatgattcTCTTTCCATATCTCATGTAACATTGAAAACTTTTCCGCGGGTTAACATTATATCTCAGCACCCACAGTAATATTAACAAATTTATAACAAATATGGGATCTCAACAGAGCCCAATGCAGCATGTACAATCTCACAAGAGTCCATAAAAAAAGTACTTTCACTCAAATAAGCTGCTACTTACGGAGCCACATGGCTGCTCACAAGTGTGAAATATATTCTCCAGAATCTTCTTTCTCTCATAACACGGGGGCATAATTCATACCTTAATCTTGAAATTTcctgtaaaagaaaatttattacaACAGCTCTACAAGTTCTGCTTCTACAATACATACTACATGGCATCTCCTAGTCAGCAGAAAACTCAGTGCTAAACTTTCGGACAGCAGATCTCTTCCGAAAAAACCATTCAAAGTAACAGACATCTGTCTCAATACAATTTTAGCATTTATTTGGAGAACTAAAACTTCGAGTCAAAggacaacaaaaagaaaagtaacaATGTGATACCAAGAAATCCATGATTTCATGAGCAAATATCTGATGGATGTCTGCTTCATCTTAGATTAACATAATGacgttttatttttacttttaatgaAGATTTTATCCACAGGCGCCAACAATGTTATATCAAAGTAATTGTCACAAAATAAGATTTGCCTCCGCTCACGCTAGGCATCTCTGGGCATTGAGCCTCAGATATAAGGACAGGTTCATGGATTTTCTCCTTCCAAACAGAGGGACAAGTTCTAACGCGAACAGCATACATGATAATGACCCATTGACCATCTAAAAGCATTACGGAGAGCGTAGAGAAAGAGTAACAGATTCCTCGTATTCTTTTCCAGAGACATATAACGTGCATGCCCGTCACATACAATTTAATTAACATTCTTACATATGTTTACCATAAACAATCAAAATGGAATTCAAACAAAGAAAAccgaaaaaaaaagtatgaagtGCCAAACTAATAACGCAAAATTTGAGTTAAGCAATGAAAAACGTTAGAAAGTGGTTAAAATAGTGTCCCCGTATTCTTTGCCAAGTATCAGCATCCCACAACAACTCAGATCAGTATCGAAAATCCACAGAAGAAAATTCGCAACGAAATGTCTTCTCAAATTAGAAGTACTTGGAAACCCAAAAGCCAATTGTCAATCTGAAAACCAAGAACAAATAAACACGCAATTCTCGACCATATAATTCACCTTGACAGTGGTGAGAACCACAGTGGCATGCTTCTCCTGCCACTCCGACAGATCTTTCCTCACATTCGAAGCTGTCGTAGCCACATCAGACGCCTCTGCTTCTTCAGCATCTTCAACACCAAATCCAACCAATTCATCGATAACGAAATGAAACCCCCCAGACAAAAtccaaacgaaaagaaagaaaagcacaAAATCAAAATGGAATTCCCGGATTACCTTGCATTGGGAAATTCCGGAATGTAATAGCGGTGAGTCCTTTAACGAACTCACGTAGATCGTCGGTGACCCCGAACTTTTGTAGCTCCGACTGGGAGTCCGCGGCGGGGGCTGATGAACTGGCGACAGAGAGCGACGAGAGCTGAGGGGGGATGATGTCGGGTAGGGAGAGTGAGATGGATTTGATCTGGATCTGATCGGCCTGCTTGAGCGCGGCAGTCTTGATCTGATCGGCCTTCTTCGAGGCCTCGGCAGCGAGCTCCTTGGATTTCTTGGCGGTCTCGGAGACCAGGTCGGAGATGGAGACCGAGTTGGTGATAGTCTGGGATCTCTTCGCCGCTTCTTCTGCGAAGATCTTGGCTCTCTTCCATATGTCTTCCATAGCTCTCCTCCGCCTGAGACTGTCTGAATCTCCTTGATTCTTTACTTCTGAATCGTTGAATTCTGCAGATTAATGGAAAGCGGCTCTTCGACGACAGCGTTTTGCGTCGTCGTAGAGAAAACGTTTTGTTTGGTCTTCGCCGTGTGTAAGTGATGCTTTAAAAAGGTAATCTTACGtacattatttttgtatttttttatatatttcattgaaataattatttaaattaatttttttaatatataactaattaaattaataaaatatataaaagagtatGTAAATATGATTGCACAtataatttttgataaaataaataaaaagaaaaattctattaatcATTTGACACATCACAGTGATCACacattacaaataattttttttatttttttcttatcaaatatatagtgtaaacGAAACCATGCTCATAATACTTTTCAGATGATAATAAGGTTCTGTTTGGTCACTGAAAATTTTtagatgataattttgagttttaagattaaatattaaaatattatattttaatattattattattttaggatttgaaaaagtagaaaaaaattaaattgtttattatatttttaataaaaatttgaaaaaattataataatgagatgagaattttatgtttgagatgaaaattttgtatagcCAAACAGTACTTAAAAGTCTAGACATGTTAGTTAATTCTTATAAATACAATCACTTATATATGATCTATATGTAAGCTTTATAAATATAATgacaaaaagttaaaatttgtttgtcaaaatttttatacataaagtttatatatttaatataaataaattatctataCCAAGATGATTTAGCTCCTGATCAAGCTCAATctcgttcgaacgttaattgaGTTGTTTGTGAACATAAAATTCAATTCGATAAAAGTTTAACAAACAATGCTTGATACACATAGTTTAAAATTTGGAAATAATTCAAATCAAGAATTAgatttcataattatcaaattaaattaattgattttcaaatatatttatcttgTATCATATCCAtgcaattttcttataaatagaaATTAATGCATTGTATTCTATCACAATCGAGAATAGTAAAAATGTAACCTTTAAATTCTTTATTCTTCTCActtctctttcttccttttcaattatattttatttgctatcatggtatcagagctcttgGTTAACTCAAAGCTTGATCCTGTGgaccatttttaaaaaaaatttccactATCTTTATATCTCACAAATATTTCATTGTCGTTCAATCATATTTCGTTTCAAATACGTATATTTGGAATATCTTTATTAACTTTGAgtcttttttattgaattttgatttGTTGTAAGCATTATTTGAAACTTTAGACCAATTATTGGCATTTTGATTTTAGTCTTATATTTGACCAAGGTTATATGTAACCCATTATCTACTTAATCTTTCGGCTTATTGTTATTCTTTTGTTGGCTTTGACCCAATATCAACTCATTATTAGCCACAATTTCAGACTTGTTGTCTTAGCTGTCAGTTATTTTATTACTAACGTCATTCTTATCGGCGATTAATCAACGAATATAAACGCTACACTCAATTCAAACTCACTAATTCTTTGAAATTGTATCTTCtaattatcctttttttttaacgtGGTTATTAAAGGAATGCAAATTTCCGTTTTAAAATGGTTGGTCGCAGTCAGGTTACGTAGGCTTTACCGCGAGAAGCACACAACAATAGAAAAATTTGGATCGTTTATTAGATCAACCCTAAAAACTTTATGGTAATTCCTCCAGATACAATTAACCTGGTTTAGTACATGATGTCGATTGATCTTGAAACGTctgtcttaaaaaaaaaaattatttatgacaGATTATATAcagcaaaaataattatttatgatcaaaatatactcattttaataaaaaaataagcattttttttatataaagtaaTTAGTTAAAACTGAACAGTTTTCTTATAAGGATTACGCTGACCGGCCAATGACCATGTACGTCTGTCTGTGACCCACATTAATTTGATGCTCCGGTAGGGTCCTCAGTTTCTAAGAAATCCTAGGGTTTCGCTCCGCAATGTCCGCCGCATGCAGCTAGGGAGTATTGTAGAAGACAGTATTCATAATTTCCCGGCGGCCGGTTAGAAAAAACATACGTACTTTTGCAAAACTCCATCCAAAAAGTTGGTGCATCATCGTCATGTATTTCTTAATTAGCTCGGCCGGGAATGAAAtactatataaatatgcatggCATTGTCTGCTCAGTGCCGCCTGCATGTTTCATGGACCAACCGGCATGGACTTGTTATGTACAGGACGTCGTTTTCTTACGGGGGAATAATCCATTGTCAAAATTTGTGACGTGTCTAGTGACTCTGCCCCCTCCGCCCAATATTGTTTTCCATGCTGCATTTCAACTTCCTCTTTACCGTACGACTTACCTGATCAACATCTCACATTATTTTATaggaaatatataaaagttataataattaaataaagaaatatttactCCTTATCCTTACACCATAAACcgtacataatttttatatagttttttaatttttctctttatcaaatatgtgatatatggataatgagtagaatggcctttagataaaaaagttaaaaatttaaaattgaaaggtGTAATGTATTTTGTATCTTAGTAATATTTGGAAAGaaagttttgagaaattttcatcttaattaTCTCACTTATATGTACCTTATATGTCAATTTGATTTCTGTACGAAAGATATATCCACGAATGGGGATCGAGCATCCACCAGATCATGATCAGGATAATTAACACAAGATCATATCCTTTGCAAATAGAAAAAtgggatagcttgaggcgaaGGTTTCTGACTTTACATGTATTTGGCATTGGCCTTCAGTTTCCATATCATTAAGCTCATCAATTCGTTCAGTTggaatgataatatatatatatatatatgttgctgatCATGTTGGATTAgagatataaaaaattaaaaactttcgCTAGTTAATTGGTTTTCAATGAGAAGAAGCAGATGATGATTACCTGTAATAACGTATCGGCCTTCTAATTGTCTATCATTGTGTGATTGTAAATCGTGACTTCCATATTCTTTTACGGCCTGTTGCtcaggaaaaaaagagagaatatatttaagttaagaAGCTGCATGCATTCACAGAAATGTTCATAAAAATGTTATGACAATCACTGACCATTAGAGTTACCTCAGAAAGTCTGAGCTTCCTTGGCAGTACTGGCCGCAGAGAATGCTGATCAAGTAATTGATCATTCGCTGCTGTACGTAATGCGAAGCAGTGATCATCAGATTTttaacatgagagagagagagagagagagactgcgTAGTACGTACCCTTTTCATAAGATGGTTGGGTCTGGATTTGCAGAGAAGCAGATGGTGTCAGCAAAGCGGAGATAGGGACTAGTACCACACAGACCGCAGTCACAAGTAGAATCAGCTTCATTACTTTTACGTACAGCTAGCAGCTTGGAGGCGCTTATAAATGCATGAAAGACTTGCTTTTTTCCCAGCAGACGTACTCTGGTACTGacttaataactatatatatatatcccatgCAGCATGCATGCCCAGCCGAAGGCTCGAGGAAATTAGGGATCAGGGTGGGGAGGAAACCCGCACGCATTGTCCATGGAAATCCCGTCTCTTTTCAGAAGGCTAGCATCGTCGTTaccttggttttaatttttgatgACCAAATGCATATGCAGTGGTACTGGGGACACTAGCTCGATCTCTAGTGTCTCTGTCTATTTAAATATGTCAATTAATTAAGGACGAACAACGGCTCcatcaatattaattctttgatgaccttataatttattaaaatattttataataatttacccGATCTACTATAAtttccatataatatatataataaagggCAAGCAGGGCCAGTACTCCATGTACGTACGTTACCtaccatttaataattatttaagtagTACTATAGTCTGTTAATTATATGATCCCTAGAATTTCGCGCGAGTGTTCTTTGAAAGTGAGCGTTATATGTCTCAGCCTCACATGACTTGCAAGGGGCAATATATGACATAACACGTACCATGTTTTCTGGTTAGGCGTACAATGTcttgtttttgggtttttatttatacttttaacAGGGGACGTCATATAGACCAATTGATCAAGTAGATATTTCCTATTGTAAATTATATCAACGTAGAACTTCGGGTGAAAGGAGCTAATTAGCTAGCTTTAGGCAGGGATCGActgctttaaaaaataatttttacaaattctaAATAAACAAGTCGAGCCTATATAAAAAGGTGGACTAGTTctccatttaaaaaaagtgtaaaacttaattacttttttattaatgagacccacttttttataaaaaaattatatgaaatttatctatttgagacttatatctaacattacttttaAAGATATGCAACATGCAATCCCTATCACACGATGACGTTTGATATTCACACCTAGCAAGGCTTACATCGATGGTTTTGGAAAAGGTTGGCCATAATGGCTATCTATGCGTATAAACATGGAAAACTTAGCCGATCGATCGAATTGTGTTTCGAAATAGCAAGACCATTTGGATTTTGACAATTAACCCTTCAGTGCAGCCATCTTTACAAAAGGATATCCCTATCACACGATGACGTTTGATATTCACACCTAGCAAGGCTTACATCGATGGTTTTGGAAAAGGTTGGCCATAATGGCTATCTATGCGTATAAACATGGAAAACTTAGCCGATCGATCGAATTGTGTTTCGAAATAGCAAGACCATTTGGATTTTGACAATTAACCCTTCAGTGCAGCCATCTTTACAAAAGGATAATTGATCTTGATCAATAAGGGAGCTACTTTTCCTTTTTGGTATGCAAACATATAAACATTAGGAACCAAAAAATGCTTGGAGTGAGTATAAACAttaggaaacaaaaaataaaaatgacgaCTTGCTTCTATATAGGTGCAGATAAGCAGAAAATTATAAAGACATTGCTACACCTGATCAACTTGCCTGCATTACAGTAAGACCCTACTTCACATGTAGACACCACAAGAGAGAACAggatgtatatatttttcatattcaataaattaagattttttttgtgAGGTATAAAATCAGATCCTAACCCTATGCATAGAAAAGACTCACTCAGAATTTACAGCAAAGAA contains:
- the LOC122310943 gene encoding uncharacterized protein LOC122310943 isoform X1; its protein translation is MEDIWKRAKIFAEEAAKRSQTITNSVSISDLVSETAKKSKELAAEASKKADQIKTAALKQADQIQIKSISLSLPDIIPPQLSSLSVASSSAPAADSQSELQKFGVTDDLREFVKGLTAITFRNFPMQDAEEAEASDVATTASNVRKDLSEWQEKHATVVLTTVKEISRLRYELCPRVMRERRFWRIYFTLVSSHVAPKTAHTFTQCLQTIRYEKQYMEELKLKAAEDVKDDKLKKTSEEKEKAEGIENSSKGKTSKSSSTEQDLDTFLLGDLEDSDGGPDEGEEGSFDDDFDKIGNSDVEDENLVKK
- the LOC122310302 gene encoding protein GOLVEN 6 isoform X1, translating into MKLILLVTAVCVVLVPISALLTPSASLQIQTQPSYEKAANDQLLDQHSLRPVLPRKLRLSEAVKEYGSHDLQSHNDRQLEGRYVITGKSYGKEEVEMQHGKQYWAEGAESLDTSQILTMDYSPVRKRRPVHNKSMPVGP
- the LOC122310943 gene encoding uncharacterized protein LOC122310943 isoform X2 translates to MEDIWKRAKIFAEEAAKRSQTITNSVSISDLVSETAKKSKELAAEASKKADQIKTAALKQADQIQIKSISLSLPDIIPPQLSSLSVASSSAPAADSQSELQKFGVTDDLREFVKGLTAITFRNFPMQDAEEAEASDVATTASNVRKDLSEWQEKHATVVLTTVKEISRLRYELCPRVMRERRFWRIYFTLVSSHVAPYEKQYMEELKLKAAEDVKDDKLKKTSEEKEKAEGIENSSKGKTSKSSSTEQDLDTFLLGDLEDSDGGPDEGEEGSFDDDFDKIGNSDVEDENLVKK
- the LOC122310302 gene encoding protein GOLVEN 6 isoform X2, translated to MKLILLVTAVCVVLVPISALLTPSASLQIQTQPSYEKANDQLLDQHSLRPVLPRKLRLSEAVKEYGSHDLQSHNDRQLEGRYVITGKSYGKEEVEMQHGKQYWAEGAESLDTSQILTMDYSPVRKRRPVHNKSMPVGP